In Labrus mixtus chromosome 13, fLabMix1.1, whole genome shotgun sequence, a single genomic region encodes these proteins:
- the pgap1 gene encoding GPI inositol-deacylase — MKLATVAFYGFALALLAAGLRELLTGFEENRCSMTYMFEYPEYRRVALPRRVARLYPAYGLYLYGEGVYAQETRALKLTGAPVLFLPGNAGSYKQARSLGSVALRKAENMEGGLHFNVFTVDFNEELVALYGGSLLRQTHFLHESIKAILRLYKHLKTPPQSVVLVGHSMGGVVARALFTLPRFNSNLVSLIITQASPHLAPVLALDPYLLDFYSTVRHKWVTQAKKLRNVTVLSVGGGYRDYQVRSGLISLPCPQGDPNKFSLVATAVPRTWVSTDHLSIVWCKELVLATVRAFFDLIDPETRQFTHNPEKKMAVLNHHFIRHPVRLVGETQDNSISILDFPEAWSEVNTLRLAYSTPKEGQVKYFLFALSSRRKAYSHFYCRSSNLEMTSWVYGCANKNGSSCVRAVDLSMATELLPPYKVLILSLSDLSSVTHLVVSASNLNGRQYTVECEWQREESQTLSVTVPHVLSFGLTASDVTVNSSGLLHGIKLHHFHQAYQAFRINVASQCKVHKERLPNVYRIHVPWFREDSLTTASVPSVTEISGMLHTSRPDNTSGVLLQLHTSPNCQYKVSVRTSLPRVLGQILRFCGPMVPVYTAVTLLLACGGQLTSILKSGRAAEMSQVVGNGLQPHKVNLPVYILHILLSCSCFQESWAMLFLPLMDSLPPTTPDVTFHEGMIPVDEWPHLLSPLLYIFGAAVAYWGSTLLRLIMRLVSLVLAPLHRPSVSRDCGTLRWRTQLFITLCLAILSWTSCGALSICFAFLFHLYRVLRLQMTERSLSHMLNLAPQKHKEAENGTVHAESSSKPKECNGAPLLSESALQEVRDDLQLHLCLSALCTLPVMLIAPSLIHWIRNLRYSHQLDPDPCWPHLVPLILVYMLLINCNTLKLSKSKFLPLTSCLPLPLAIAMVTFSPLHLYRVTYFLLAALVPLALCSLL, encoded by the exons ATGAAACTCGCCACTGTGGCCTTTTACGGGTTTGCTCTGGCTCTTCTGGCGGCTGGCCTGCGAGAGTTGCTGACTGGCTTCGAGGAGAACAGATGTAGTATGACCTATATGTTTGAATATCCAGAGTACCGG CGGGTGGCTCTACCTCGCCGCGTGGCCAGACTGTACCCGGCGTACGGGCTCTACCTGTACGGAGAGGGCGTGTACGCTCAGGAGACCCGAGCGCTCAAACTCACCGGTGCACCTGTTCTCTTCCTACCTGGCAATGCAGGCAGTTACAAACAAG CTCGCTCTCTGGGCTCTGTGGCCTTGAGGAAGGCGGAAAACATGGAGGGAGGTCTCCACTTCAACGTGTTCACCGTGGACTTCAACGAGGAGCTGGTGGCGCTTTACGGCGGCAGTCTGCTCAGGCAGACACACTTCCTGCATGAGAGCATTAAGGCCATCCTGAGGCTGTACAAG CACCTGAAGACCCCCCCACAGAGTGTGGTGCTGGTCGGTCACTCTATGGGAGGGGTGGTGGCTCGAGCGCTCTTCACTTTGCCCCGCTTTAACAGCAACCTGGTCAGCCTCATCATCACACAGGCCTCCCCTCACCTGGCTCCAGTTCTGGCTCTGGACCCCTACCTGCTGG ATTTCTACTCTACAGTGAGGCACAAGTGGGTGACCCAGGCAAAAAAGCTCAGGAACGTCACAGTGTTGTCTGTAGGAGGTGGTTACCGTGACTACCAGGTTCGCTCCGGCCTGATATCCCTACCGTGTCCCCAGGGAGACCCCAATAAGTTTTCCCTGGTG gCGACTGCAGTCCCCAGGACATGGGTGTCCACTGACCACCTGTCCATCGTTTG gtgCAAAGAGCTTGTTCTTGCTACAGTCAGGGCGTTCTTCGACCTCATCGATCCCGAAACCCGACAG ttcACACACAACCCGGAGAAGAAGATGGCCGTACTTAACCATCACTTCATCAGACACCCTGTGAGGCTGGTGGGAGAAACCCAGGACAACTCCATCTCCATCTTAG attttcctGAAGCATGGAGTGAAGTAAACACGCTGCGTCTGGCTTACAGCACACCAAAG GAGGGACAGGTCAAATACTTCCTGTTTGCACTGTCGAGCCGAAGGAAAGCCTACAGCCACTTCTACTGTCGGAGCAGCAACCTG GAGATGACGAGCTGGGTTTATGGCTGTGCGAACAAGAACGGTTCCTCATG TGTGCGTGCAGTTGATCTGTCCATGGCCACTGAGCTTCTCCCACCATACAAG GTCCTGATTCTGAGTCTCAGTGACTTGTCCTCCGTCACTCACCTGGTTGTTTCAGCATCAAACCTCAATGGCAGACAG TACACGGTAGAGTGCGAGTGGCAAAGAGAGGAATCTCAGACTCTGTCGGTCACAGTGCCACATGTTCTGTCCTTCG GTTTGACTGCGAGTGATGTTACGGTcaactcctctggactccttcaCGGCATCAAGCTGCATCACTTTCACCAG gccTATCAAGCTTTTAGAATCAATGTGGCAAGCCAGTGCAAAGTACACAAAG agagactACCCAATGTGTACAGAATACATGTACCCTGGTTCAGAGAGGACTCTTTAACAACAGCCAG TGTGCCGTCAGTGACTGAGATCTCAGGGATGCTCCACACAAGTCGTCCAGACAACACCTCAGGTGTCCTCCTTCAGCTCCACACTTCCCCCAACTGCCAATATAAG GTGTCGGTAAGGACTTCATTACCCAGAGTTCTTGGACAG ATTCTGAGGTTTTGTGGACCCATGGTGCCGGTGTACACAGCTGTAACGCTCCTCCTGGCCTGTGGGGGGCAGCTTACCTCCATCCTCAAATCAGGGCGAGCTGCAGAGATGAGCCAGGTGGTGGGAAATGGCCTGCAGCCTCACAAAGTCAATCTGCCTGTTTATATTCTGCACATCTTGCTCAG CTGCAGCTGTTTTCAAGAAAGCTGGGCAATGCTTTTCCTCCCCCTCATGGATTCCCTCCCACCCACCACCCCTGATGTAACATTTCATGAGGGCATGATACCAGTTGATGAATGGCCGCACCTCCTGTCCCCTCTGCTGTACATCTTTGGGGCAGCTGTTGCATACTGGGGCAGCACACTCCTCCGCCTCATAATGCGACTCGTCTCACTCGTTTTAGCTCCGCTACACAG ACCATCTGTCTCCAGAGACTGTGGCACGCTGCGATGGCGGACCCAGCTCTTCATCACTCTGTGTCTGGCTATTTTGAGTTGGACGTCCTGTGGAGCGTTGTCAATCTGTTTCGCCTTTCTGTTCCACCTCTACAGG GTTCTGAGGCTGCAGATGACAGAGAGATCGTTGAGCCACATGTTGAATCTG GCGCCTCAGAAGCACAAAGAGGCTGAGAATGGCACAGTCCATGCTGAATCCTCAAGCAAGCCTAAAGAATGTAACGGCGCCCCCCTGCTGTCAGAGAGTGCTCTGCAGGAGGTGAGGGATGACTTACAGCTCCACCTCTGCCTGTCGGCGCTCTGCACACTGCCTGTCATGCTCATAGCACCCTCACTCATCCACTGGATCCGCAACCTGAG GTACTCTCACCAGTTGGACCCAGACCCTTGCTGGCCACACCTTGTGCCTCTAATTCTCGTGTACATGCTGCTTATTAACTGCAACACTTTAAAACTCAGCAAAAG taaATTCCTGCCTCTGACATcctgcctccctctcccctTGGCCATCGCCATGGTGACTTTCTCTCCGCTCCACCTCTACAGAGTCACCTACTTCCTGTTGGCGGCCCTCGTCCCTCTGGCCTTGTGTAGTCTGCTCTGA
- the maip1 gene encoding m-AAA protease-interacting protein 1, mitochondrial produces the protein MALPVLRGCYRLPSTFSFTRLVLNEGIFLSRSGKIRIPASSPAVRPYSSGRGGQKPVQKVMVVGITNPFIWFRTRIYCFLIRAYFDREFRIEDFTEGAKQAFSHVSGLLSRSQFEGLEGLVAKDLIGKLQEKFSLLPLSYKKALSAGPEEIMCTTLADVGIYYDDDGRKFVSILMRFWYLTSARLPDDTVEGARIFQVASGAEGEAETKRLLTANYEFQREFTKGVTPEWTITRIEHSKLLD, from the exons atggcGCTCCCCGTGTTGAGAGGTTGTTATAGGTTGCCATCAACATTCAGCTTTACTCGCTTAGTTTTAAATGAAGGAATCTTCCTGAGCCGGTCCGGAAAGATTCGGATACCCGCTTCATCACCTGCGGTCCGCCCGTACAGCTCGGGCCGGGGCGGACAGAAACCGGTCCAGAAGGTGATGGTTGTTGGCATCACGAATCCCTTCATCTGGTTCCGCACACGAATATACTGCTTTCTGATCAGAGCTTACTTTGACAGAGAGTTCAGAATTGAAGATTTCACGGAGGGAGCGAAGCAG GCCTTCTCCCATGTGTCCGGACTCTTATCCAGAAGTCAGTTTGAAGGTTTGGAGGGGCTCGTGGCTAAAGAC TTGATCGGGAAGCTGCAGGAAAAGTTCAGCCTGCTGCCATTGAGCTACAAGAAAGCTCTCTCTGCAGGCCCTGAAGAGATCATGTGCACCACACTTGCAGACGTGGGAATCTATTATGATGATGACG GGAGAAAGTTTGTCAGTATTCTGATGCGTTTCTGGTATCTGACGAGCGCACGCCTCCCTGACGACACCGTGGAGGGTGCCCGTATCTTCCAGGTGGCCTCAGGTGCAGAGGGAGAAGCAGAAACTAAGAGACTGCTTACTGCCAATTATGA ATTCCAAAGGGAGTTTACTAAAGGAGTGACTCCAGAATGGACCATTACGAGGATAGAGCACTCCAAGCTCTTGGATTAA